In Syntrophus gentianae, a genomic segment contains:
- a CDS encoding M16 family metallopeptidase has protein sequence MKKSILILIMALAASFCFSGSAPAFSGRARTLNPPERLSYPPLSFQLPQAQRSVLSNGIPLHIAEDHELPLVKITALIKRGNFHDPSGKEGIAELLGDVLLTGGTNLLSGYEIDEALAFMAADIRCDVHLEYTLLTLSVLRKDVDRALQIFSSILKNPVFEQGKFLIAKNLKIEELRRISDDPQNLAFRSYRKLLYKGDPRGRLSTQKSLDKIDRNDLLTFHKEHFFPGNILLAVSGDMTGAEALAKFNLYLGDWQNSNLPSETLPPPVAGQRGSLSLLSKETPQSIIIYGQLGPGISSPDFYPFTVLDFILGSGGFQSRIFQEIRTHRGLAYSTGSFYQGRQGYGIFETYVLTKVESTTQALGLVKDIVKEIQEKDVSPKELQWAINAISNNFIFSFKTADDVVFQQMICEYKKLPQNFLEAYPGRIAAVRTEDVRRVASKYLDPKEAVILVVGQEKEFDAPLSQFGAVNRENLF, from the coding sequence ATGAAAAAAAGCATCCTGATTCTGATTATGGCACTCGCTGCAAGCTTCTGCTTTTCTGGCAGCGCCCCCGCGTTTTCCGGTCGGGCGCGCACCCTTAACCCTCCGGAGCGACTTTCGTATCCCCCTCTTTCCTTTCAACTTCCGCAAGCGCAAAGAAGCGTTTTATCCAATGGAATCCCTCTGCATATCGCTGAGGATCATGAGTTGCCCCTCGTAAAGATTACCGCCTTGATCAAGAGGGGAAATTTTCACGATCCTTCAGGAAAGGAAGGAATCGCGGAACTTCTGGGAGATGTCCTGTTGACGGGTGGAACAAACCTTCTATCGGGCTATGAGATCGACGAAGCGCTCGCTTTTATGGCCGCAGATATTCGCTGTGATGTCCATCTTGAATACACCCTCCTGACCCTTTCTGTCTTACGAAAGGATGTGGACAGGGCTTTGCAGATATTTTCCTCGATTCTGAAAAATCCCGTTTTTGAACAGGGAAAGTTTCTGATCGCAAAGAATCTTAAAATAGAAGAACTGAGAAGAATCTCGGACGACCCACAAAATCTCGCCTTTCGTTCCTATCGCAAGCTTTTATACAAGGGCGACCCCAGGGGCAGACTTTCTACTCAGAAATCCTTGGACAAGATCGACAGAAACGATCTGCTGACCTTTCATAAAGAGCATTTTTTCCCGGGGAATATCCTCTTGGCCGTTTCCGGAGATATGACCGGGGCGGAGGCCTTAGCCAAATTCAACCTTTATCTCGGCGATTGGCAGAATAGCAATCTCCCTTCTGAAACGCTTCCGCCACCCGTTGCCGGACAGAGGGGTTCTCTTTCCCTGCTTTCCAAAGAAACGCCTCAATCCATCATCATCTACGGTCAACTCGGGCCAGGCATATCTTCGCCGGATTTCTATCCTTTTACGGTGCTCGATTTCATTCTGGGCAGCGGGGGCTTTCAATCCCGCATCTTTCAAGAAATTCGAACTCATCGTGGCCTTGCTTACAGTACTGGCAGTTTCTATCAGGGGAGACAGGGTTACGGGATCTTTGAGACCTATGTCCTTACCAAGGTGGAATCGACGACTCAAGCTCTTGGCCTGGTAAAGGATATCGTCAAGGAAATTCAGGAAAAAGATGTCAGCCCCAAGGAATTGCAATGGGCGATAAACGCTATTTCAAATAATTTCATTTTTTCTTTTAAAACCGCAGATGATGTGGTTTTTCAGCAAATGATCTGTGAATACAAAAAACTTCCTCAAAATTTTCTAGAAGCGTATCCGGGAAGAATTGCTGCCGTACGGACTGAGGATGTGAGACGTGTGGCTTCAAAATATCTTGACCCAAAAGAGGCGGTCATCCTCGTGGTGGGCCAGGAAAAAGAATTCGATGCCCCCCTTTCCCAGTTCGGCGCCGTGAATCGCGAAAATCTATTTTAA
- a CDS encoding NfeD family protein, whose protein sequence is MKSKIGLSLILCLILVTTVSASAGERQPVYDVIRINAAITPPVADYILQSLDRAAKSRSDGLVILLDTPGGLDLAMRDIVKGILGAPLPVIVYVSPSGARAASAGMIITLAAHVAAMAPGTNIGAAHPVGLGIGGGGDKVMMEKVENDAVAYAISIAKQKGRNEEWAERAVRKSESIPADQALSMRVVDFVSQDLHTLFEQLDEREVQVQESKRILKTKGAILRDISMSPREKILTILSDPNIAYILFLLGLAGLYFELAHPGVILPGVIGGISLIMSFFAMQTLPVNYAGIALILFALILFIAEIKIISHGLLTIGGVISLFLGSLLLFDSPEPALRVSLKVMIPTLIIVSAFFVFIVSLVVKAQMRKKHTGPDDLIGAEGIAVTDINEDQGKTFLRGEYWDSWSESPVAKGKKVRVNGVKGMKIQVTQK, encoded by the coding sequence GTGAAATCTAAAATAGGGCTTTCTCTGATCCTTTGCCTCATCCTTGTGACAACGGTTTCTGCATCCGCCGGGGAGCGGCAGCCGGTTTATGATGTCATCCGGATCAATGCCGCGATTACACCGCCCGTGGCCGATTATATTCTACAGAGCCTTGATCGTGCGGCAAAGTCCCGGTCCGATGGCCTTGTGATTCTACTGGATACCCCCGGAGGACTTGATCTGGCGATGCGGGACATCGTGAAAGGGATTCTGGGAGCGCCTCTTCCCGTGATTGTCTACGTCTCCCCATCGGGAGCAAGGGCGGCTTCAGCGGGGATGATCATTACGCTGGCGGCCCATGTGGCGGCCATGGCGCCGGGAACCAATATCGGTGCGGCGCATCCTGTAGGGCTTGGGATCGGGGGCGGCGGCGACAAGGTCATGATGGAAAAAGTGGAAAACGATGCCGTTGCTTACGCGATCAGCATCGCAAAGCAGAAGGGAAGAAATGAAGAATGGGCGGAAAGGGCGGTCCGCAAGAGCGAATCCATCCCTGCCGATCAGGCCCTGTCGATGCGGGTCGTGGATTTTGTTTCCCAGGACCTCCATACGCTTTTTGAACAACTTGATGAACGGGAAGTCCAGGTTCAAGAGAGCAAGCGGATTTTGAAGACCAAAGGGGCCATTCTCCGGGACATTTCGATGAGCCCTCGAGAAAAGATCCTGACCATCCTGAGCGATCCCAATATCGCCTATATTCTCTTTCTGCTTGGGCTGGCCGGCCTTTATTTCGAACTTGCCCACCCCGGAGTGATCCTTCCCGGCGTGATCGGCGGCATCTCCCTGATTATGTCTTTCTTTGCCATGCAGACCCTGCCGGTCAATTATGCGGGTATTGCCCTGATCCTTTTCGCCCTGATCCTGTTTATCGCCGAAATAAAAATCATCAGCCACGGTTTGCTCACCATTGGTGGCGTTATTTCCCTGTTCCTTGGGTCGCTGCTGCTCTTTGATTCGCCGGAACCGGCGCTTCGGGTGTCCTTGAAGGTCATGATCCCGACCCTGATCATTGTTTCCGCCTTTTTTGTCTTCATCGTCAGTCTGGTGGTTAAGGCCCAGATGCGGAAAAAGCATACGGGGCCTGACGATTTGATCGGTGCAGAGGGAATTGCCGTAACGGATATCAACGAAGACCAGGGAAAAACCTTTCTCCGGGGCGAATACTGGGATTCCTGGAGTGAGTCCCCGGTGGCAAAGGGAAAGAAAGTCCGAGTAAACGGTGTCAAGGGAATGAAAATACAAGTAACGCAAAAATAA
- a CDS encoding uracil-DNA glycosylase, with product MESDRLREELFALVRSLRSRVELDRELHHPLSWLVIGKEIKAPLPKEHALRKTDKEKVPDSTMMTVGTNRTEKPLEEIYRAMEHCSLCSLGTTRKNLVFGEGNPAAALVFVGEAPGADEDLQGRPFVGRAGQLLTKIIGAMGLKREDVYICNILKCRPPGNRNPLPEEIEVCEPHLIEQLKAIRPRIICALGTFAAQTLLKKKGIPITVLRGRFHDYHGIPLMPTYHPAYLLRNPAAKKQVWEDVQQIMKVLAEEESGEI from the coding sequence ATGGAATCAGATCGTTTGAGGGAAGAACTATTCGCATTGGTCCGTTCCTTGAGGAGCAGGGTTGAACTCGATCGGGAACTGCATCATCCTTTGTCCTGGCTGGTTATCGGGAAAGAAATAAAAGCACCGCTCCCGAAAGAGCATGCCTTGCGGAAGACAGACAAAGAGAAGGTTCCGGATTCGACAATGATGACGGTGGGAACAAACCGGACGGAGAAACCTTTAGAAGAAATATACCGGGCCATGGAGCACTGTTCTCTCTGTTCCCTGGGGACGACAAGGAAGAACCTCGTCTTCGGTGAAGGAAATCCCGCTGCTGCACTGGTATTCGTGGGGGAAGCGCCCGGTGCGGACGAAGACCTTCAGGGAAGGCCCTTTGTCGGTCGAGCCGGCCAGCTTCTGACCAAGATTATCGGCGCCATGGGACTGAAAAGGGAGGATGTCTATATCTGCAATATCCTGAAGTGCCGGCCGCCGGGGAACCGCAATCCCCTGCCGGAAGAAATCGAGGTCTGCGAACCTCATCTGATAGAACAACTGAAGGCCATTCGTCCTCGAATCATCTGCGCCTTGGGAACTTTTGCGGCCCAGACCCTGCTGAAGAAGAAAGGGATTCCCATCACCGTGCTTCGCGGGCGGTTTCACGATTATCATGGGATTCCGTTGATGCCGACCTATCATCCCGCCTATCTTTTGAGAAATCCGGCAGCGAAAAAGCAGGTATGGGAAGATGTGCAACAGATCATGAAAGTTCTGGCTGAGGAGGAATCAGGTGAAATCTAA
- a CDS encoding LiaF transmembrane domain-containing protein, producing the protein MKEKRSILTGGLVLATLGILLFLQRTTAFGFDRSWPIFLIAIGGGMLMQRARDLGGWIVGGVGIGFLLLRNGHLSLGQLSVYALPVILVLAGAAIIWKSFR; encoded by the coding sequence GTGAAAGAGAAGCGATCGATTTTGACCGGAGGTTTGGTTCTGGCTACCCTCGGCATCCTCCTTTTTCTGCAGCGGACAACGGCCTTCGGATTTGACCGGAGCTGGCCTATTTTCCTGATCGCAATTGGCGGCGGAATGCTGATGCAGAGGGCCCGTGATCTGGGTGGATGGATTGTCGGAGGCGTCGGGATCGGCTTTTTGCTCCTGCGCAACGGTCACCTTTCCCTGGGGCAGTTATCCGTCTATGCCTTGCCGGTCATCCTGGTGCTGGCAGGAGCGGCGATCATCTGGAAATCTTTTCGCTGA
- a CDS encoding slipin family protein, which yields MYVPIVLVVLVVMFLASAIRVLNEYERGVIFRLGRILDVKGPGLIILIPVIDRMIKVDMRTITMDVPPQDVITRDNVSIKVNAVVYFRVMDANSAVIQVENFLYATSQLSQTTLRSVCGQFELDEILSEREKINLQLQEILDRSTDPWGIKVSHVEVKQIDLPEEMKRAIAKQAEAERERRAKVIAADGEYQAAQKLIEAAALMSTEPISVQLRYLQTLNQIAAEHNSTTLFPIPIDLFTPFLKGKDPK from the coding sequence ATGTATGTGCCTATTGTTCTTGTCGTTCTGGTGGTCATGTTTCTGGCATCGGCCATTCGTGTTCTCAACGAATATGAACGGGGTGTCATCTTTCGACTGGGACGGATTCTCGACGTCAAGGGTCCGGGTCTCATTATTCTCATCCCCGTCATTGACCGGATGATCAAGGTTGACATGCGGACCATCACCATGGATGTGCCGCCGCAGGACGTTATTACGCGCGACAATGTTTCGATCAAGGTGAATGCCGTCGTTTACTTCCGGGTGATGGACGCCAACTCGGCAGTCATTCAGGTGGAGAATTTCCTCTACGCCACCTCGCAGCTCTCCCAGACCACACTCCGGAGTGTGTGCGGACAGTTTGAACTGGATGAAATCCTGTCGGAGAGAGAGAAGATCAATCTTCAGCTCCAGGAGATCCTGGATCGCAGTACGGACCCCTGGGGGATCAAGGTTTCTCACGTGGAGGTGAAGCAGATCGATCTTCCCGAAGAGATGAAACGGGCCATTGCCAAGCAGGCGGAAGCGGAGCGGGAGCGCCGGGCCAAAGTCATCGCCGCAGATGGAGAATATCAGGCGGCTCAGAAACTGATCGAGGCGGCAGCCTTGATGAGTACCGAGCCGATCTCCGTCCAGCTTCGTTATCTGCAGACTCTCAATCAGATCGCTGCCGAACACAACTCGACAACGCTCTTTCCCATTCCCATTGATCTGTTCACGCCCTTTTTGAAAGGGAAGGACCCGAAATGA
- a CDS encoding DUF3334 family protein has protein sequence MEEPQVERKIVVTDDVIRILCSSVESVLSNTIRSDIFISPMVKELESTCLKPDIGCFVLFQGDFSGLIIINFTKDAAMEIYRNYLIGMGMPEDDLAQNHTTDEVASSLGELLNQCVGKFRFDLENKTGIFVNQNQPKMLVVNESVQIAIEMGIERQQLRQISFKTVNGNRFYLEVALPDIKFYSLFDFHKVELPDIEDMLAQGKG, from the coding sequence ATGGAGGAGCCACAAGTCGAAAGAAAAATCGTTGTTACAGATGATGTTATCAGAATTCTTTGCAGCTCTGTTGAATCAGTTCTTTCGAATACAATAAGAAGCGACATCTTCATCTCGCCCATGGTAAAGGAGCTTGAGAGTACCTGTTTGAAACCGGACATCGGTTGTTTCGTCCTTTTTCAGGGTGACTTTTCCGGATTGATCATTATCAATTTTACAAAAGATGCGGCCATGGAAATTTACAGGAACTACCTGATCGGAATGGGCATGCCTGAGGACGACTTGGCGCAAAACCATACTACTGATGAAGTAGCAAGCAGCCTTGGCGAATTACTCAATCAATGTGTCGGCAAGTTTCGTTTCGATCTGGAAAATAAAACCGGCATTTTTGTGAATCAAAATCAACCTAAAATGCTGGTGGTCAATGAGTCGGTGCAAATTGCAATCGAAATGGGCATTGAGAGACAGCAACTACGGCAGATCTCCTTCAAAACGGTTAATGGAAATCGTTTTTACCTTGAGGTTGCCTTGCCGGACATCAAGTTTTATTCACTATTTGATTTTCATAAAGTAGAGCTTCCCGATATCGAAGATATGCTTGCCCAGGGAAAAGGCTGA
- the coaBC gene encoding bifunctional phosphopantothenoylcysteine decarboxylase/phosphopantothenate--cysteine ligase CoaBC, whose translation MLKDRKIVLGITGGIAAYKAAELTRQLVKEGAKVKVIMTRHAAEFITPLTMQTLSGSPVFLDMFATIKDFEIAHIALADYADLLVIVPATANVIGKIASGIADDLLTTTVMATRAPILICPAMNVKMFENAIAQENIQKLAEHGFHVLEPAAGELACGTSGKGRLPEVPEIQEEIETLLTEKDLAEEHLLVTAGPTREPFDPVRFITNYSSGKMGYAIATMARRRGATVTLISGPTQLPVPSGVRFLSVSSAREMRDAVMTTLPEATVVIKAAAVADYRPAVRQEQKMKKKDEDLTLKLERNPDIIQEIGKQKENRILVGFAMESEHLVEHAIGKMVAKNMDFIVANDVTKQGAGFQGDTNIITILDREGEMEELPLMDKMAAAGIILDKVREIRDTRRNHPGQEQDPFSSAWKTVGEKNKLQ comes from the coding sequence ATGCTGAAGGACAGAAAAATAGTTCTGGGAATAACAGGGGGGATTGCGGCGTACAAGGCGGCGGAGCTGACTCGACAGCTGGTGAAAGAAGGAGCGAAAGTCAAGGTCATCATGACTCGCCATGCAGCGGAGTTCATCACCCCGCTGACCATGCAGACCCTTTCGGGAAGTCCCGTCTTCCTGGATATGTTTGCAACAATCAAAGATTTCGAAATCGCTCACATCGCTCTTGCCGATTATGCGGATCTGCTGGTCATCGTTCCCGCAACGGCGAATGTGATCGGTAAGATCGCCTCCGGTATTGCCGATGACCTGCTGACGACGACCGTCATGGCCACAAGGGCCCCGATCCTGATCTGTCCGGCCATGAATGTCAAGATGTTCGAAAACGCCATTGCCCAGGAAAATATTCAGAAACTGGCCGAACATGGCTTTCATGTCCTGGAACCTGCTGCCGGTGAATTGGCCTGTGGCACATCAGGGAAGGGGAGACTTCCCGAGGTGCCGGAAATCCAAGAGGAGATAGAAACCCTCTTGACAGAAAAAGATCTGGCAGAGGAGCACCTCCTGGTAACGGCGGGCCCGACCCGGGAGCCTTTTGATCCCGTTCGCTTCATCACCAATTATTCTTCCGGAAAAATGGGTTATGCCATCGCAACGATGGCCCGGCGAAGGGGGGCAACGGTGACCCTGATCAGTGGTCCAACCCAACTGCCCGTCCCTTCCGGAGTTCGTTTCCTGAGTGTCTCTTCCGCCCGGGAAATGCGGGATGCCGTGATGACTACTCTTCCGGAAGCCACGGTGGTGATCAAGGCGGCTGCGGTGGCCGATTACCGGCCGGCGGTTCGACAAGAACAGAAGATGAAGAAGAAAGATGAAGATTTGACCCTGAAGCTGGAAAGAAATCCCGATATCATTCAGGAAATCGGAAAGCAGAAAGAGAATCGGATACTGGTCGGCTTTGCCATGGAATCCGAGCATCTCGTAGAACACGCCATCGGAAAGATGGTGGCCAAGAACATGGATTTCATCGTGGCCAACGATGTGACGAAACAGGGCGCCGGGTTTCAGGGCGATACCAACATCATCACCATCCTCGATCGGGAGGGTGAGATGGAGGAACTGCCACTGATGGACAAGATGGCGGCAGCCGGCATCATTCTGGACAAAGTTCGAGAGATTCGCGATACCCGGCGTAATCATCCCGGGCAAGAGCAGGACCCCTTTTCGTCTGCCTGGAAGACCGTCGGCGAAAAAAACAAACTTCAATAG
- a CDS encoding B12-binding domain-containing radical SAM protein, with translation MRNANVLLINPWIYDFAAYDFWSKPLGLLYLAGILRKNSVNVQLIDCLNPLHPGLTEDKGIKKPRRKSSGQGQYPKEILSKPEPLQGIPRNYHRYGIPPRLFRQELHDCAPPDIVLVTSMMTYWYPGVFDAITVVREIFPDVPILLGGNYVTLCPDHARLSGADFILPGEGERHLRFIMEEVLQLEIQYLPDPTNLDSLPYPAFDLLPYKEQVPIMTSRGCPFRCIYCASHLLNSSFRRRSPELVADEIAFWNRQFGISHFSFYDDAFLMNPEEMAIPLMEEIIRRDLSCQFHCPNGLHLRSMDEKISRLMIRSGFRTLRFGFETSNSDQQVRTGGKVTNEHLNKAISCLKQAGYEPADIGLYLLCGLPGQSAQEVEESIRFVLSFGAKPVLAEFSPIPGTGLWDRSVQTSPYDLANEPLYHNNTLLPCRHESFTYEDYRKLKSLIKARGETASAHIRP, from the coding sequence ATGAGGAACGCCAATGTCCTGCTGATCAATCCCTGGATCTACGACTTTGCGGCTTACGACTTCTGGAGCAAGCCCCTGGGGCTTTTGTACCTGGCCGGCATCCTTCGGAAAAACTCCGTAAACGTCCAATTGATCGATTGTCTGAACCCCCTTCACCCTGGACTGACGGAAGATAAAGGGATTAAGAAGCCACGACGGAAAAGTTCCGGACAGGGGCAATATCCGAAGGAGATCCTTTCCAAACCGGAACCTTTGCAGGGCATCCCCCGCAACTACCACCGTTATGGCATTCCTCCCCGACTGTTCAGGCAGGAGTTGCACGATTGTGCTCCTCCGGACATTGTTCTGGTTACTTCCATGATGACATACTGGTATCCCGGCGTGTTCGACGCCATCACGGTTGTCCGGGAAATATTTCCTGACGTTCCGATCCTTCTGGGGGGAAACTATGTAACCCTTTGCCCGGATCACGCTCGACTTTCAGGCGCGGATTTTATCCTACCCGGAGAAGGAGAACGGCATCTCCGGTTCATTATGGAAGAAGTGCTTCAACTGGAAATACAATATCTTCCTGATCCAACGAACCTGGATTCTCTTCCCTACCCTGCCTTTGACTTACTGCCCTACAAAGAGCAGGTCCCCATCATGACTTCGCGGGGATGCCCCTTCCGCTGCATCTACTGCGCTTCACATCTCCTGAACAGCAGTTTTCGCCGACGCTCTCCGGAGCTGGTTGCCGACGAAATCGCGTTCTGGAATCGCCAGTTTGGGATTTCGCACTTTTCCTTTTATGATGATGCCTTCCTCATGAATCCGGAAGAAATGGCGATCCCCCTGATGGAGGAAATAATCCGCAGGGATTTATCCTGTCAGTTCCATTGTCCAAATGGCCTGCACCTGCGAAGCATGGATGAGAAGATCAGCAGGCTGATGATCCGCTCCGGGTTCCGGACCTTGCGTTTCGGTTTTGAAACTTCAAATTCCGACCAACAGGTAAGAACAGGGGGGAAAGTTACGAACGAACACCTGAACAAAGCCATTTCCTGTCTTAAACAAGCCGGATACGAGCCTGCCGATATCGGATTGTATCTTCTCTGCGGTCTTCCGGGACAGAGCGCACAGGAAGTGGAGGAAAGCATCCGTTTTGTTCTTTCTTTCGGCGCCAAACCGGTTCTGGCGGAATTTTCACCGATTCCGGGTACCGGGTTATGGGATCGTTCCGTTCAAACCTCGCCTTACGACCTTGCCAACGAGCCCTTGTATCATAATAACACCCTTTTGCCCTGTCGGCATGAATCCTTTACATACGAGGACTACCGGAAACTGAAATCCTTGATCAAGGCCCGCGGGGAAACAGCTTCGGCGCACATTCGGCCTTAA
- a CDS encoding MtnX-like HAD-IB family phosphatase, with amino-acid sequence MNKILILCDFDGTTCSNDMGNTIMNRFAKGWQEIDRSYCANIIGSRLAYLQIQPLFHGTETEMVKYALEHEKLDPHFGSFYENCRDKGIDLKIVSDGLDFYISSILTKHGLQEIEFYANRIDFQDDATVSIEFPSPRNGCDLCGTCKSTILDSHRESYDTIIYVGDSYSDVCPSQKADLVFAKPILSEKCRKRGKACIDYENFRNVSEYLSKMLETGESRKR; translated from the coding sequence ATGAACAAGATCCTCATCCTCTGTGATTTTGACGGAACAACCTGCAGCAATGACATGGGCAATACGATCATGAACCGCTTTGCCAAGGGATGGCAGGAGATCGACCGCTCCTATTGCGCCAATATCATCGGTTCACGGCTTGCCTATCTGCAGATACAGCCGTTATTTCATGGGACTGAAACGGAAATGGTCAAATATGCCTTGGAACATGAGAAACTCGATCCCCATTTCGGATCATTTTATGAAAACTGCAGGGATAAAGGCATCGACCTGAAGATCGTATCCGACGGCCTGGACTTTTACATTTCATCCATCCTGACAAAGCATGGTCTGCAGGAAATTGAATTTTACGCCAACAGGATTGACTTTCAGGACGATGCCACTGTGTCTATAGAATTTCCCTCGCCTCGCAACGGCTGCGATTTATGTGGGACGTGCAAGAGCACGATCCTCGATTCTCACCGGGAATCGTATGATACGATCATTTACGTCGGTGACAGTTATTCCGATGTATGTCCTTCGCAAAAAGCAGATCTTGTCTTCGCCAAACCCATTCTTTCAGAGAAATGCCGGAAGAGAGGGAAAGCTTGCATCGATTATGAGAATTTCCGGAATGTCAGTGAATATTTGAGTAAAATGCTGGAGACTGGAGAATCCCGAAAGCGTTGA
- a CDS encoding M16 family metallopeptidase — MKNKIQKISFFCLLFFVVLLTGFSFLAASSFAYDLEKQVKKYTLKNGLKILIVKRDFSPTVSLYIRHKSGAVDEESGKTGTAHFLEHMLFKGTRTIGTKNYVQEKFVLDEIARTGQALDQESRKAKRTDSSKIKHLQNRLEELEKKQRTLILSNEIDRLYSENGAEALNASTGQDITTYQVSLPANKVELWARIESERMMAPVFREFYTERKVILEERRQRVESDPDGTLLEQFLAAAFIAHPYGRPILGWPYDMRYLNMNDLDRFLKKYHSPNNTVIAIVGNVEHENVLRMIRKYFGPIPSARDPVSLITEEPPQLGERRITVSFDANPRLIIGYHKPSLPAYDDYVFDVIQTLLTDGRTSRLYKVLVEETTFAESVSSSSGMPGTRYPNLFTIYATPRHPHTLAELEAALMRELERLKNEPVSARELDKVKNTIKAAFIRSLDSNAELASMLSYFETTAGDYRYIVEHLKIIDKITQDDIVRVAKEYFTDDNKTIALLSTKPAK, encoded by the coding sequence ATGAAGAATAAAATCCAGAAAATCTCTTTTTTCTGTCTCCTTTTTTTCGTGGTACTCCTGACCGGTTTTTCATTCCTTGCAGCTTCGTCCTTTGCCTATGATCTGGAAAAGCAGGTCAAAAAATATACCCTGAAAAACGGCCTGAAGATTTTGATTGTGAAACGGGATTTCAGTCCGACCGTCTCCCTGTATATCCGCCATAAATCGGGCGCCGTCGATGAGGAAAGCGGAAAAACGGGAACAGCCCATTTTCTGGAACATATGCTTTTCAAGGGAACCCGGACCATCGGCACAAAAAATTATGTCCAGGAGAAATTCGTTCTCGACGAAATCGCCCGGACCGGACAGGCCCTTGACCAGGAGAGCAGGAAAGCGAAACGTACGGATTCCTCAAAAATCAAACATTTACAAAACAGGTTGGAAGAACTTGAAAAAAAACAGCGCACTCTTATCCTTTCCAATGAGATTGACCGCCTTTATTCTGAAAACGGCGCTGAGGCTTTGAATGCCTCAACAGGTCAGGATATCACAACATATCAGGTCAGTTTGCCTGCCAACAAGGTGGAACTCTGGGCAAGGATTGAATCAGAACGGATGATGGCGCCGGTGTTTCGAGAATTCTATACCGAACGGAAAGTGATCCTGGAAGAGCGCAGACAGAGAGTCGAGTCGGACCCCGATGGGACACTCCTGGAACAATTTCTCGCGGCAGCCTTTATCGCCCATCCTTATGGGCGACCCATCCTCGGTTGGCCCTACGACATGCGCTATTTGAATATGAATGACCTGGACCGTTTCCTGAAAAAATACCACTCGCCAAATAATACCGTCATTGCCATTGTCGGCAATGTGGAACATGAAAATGTTTTACGGATGATCAGGAAATACTTCGGGCCGATTCCTTCCGCCAGGGACCCCGTGTCTCTTATTACGGAAGAGCCTCCGCAATTGGGAGAACGAAGAATTACGGTATCCTTCGACGCCAATCCGCGACTGATTATCGGGTATCATAAGCCTTCCCTTCCGGCATACGACGATTATGTCTTTGATGTGATCCAGACCCTGCTGACGGACGGGAGGACTTCCCGTCTATACAAAGTCCTGGTGGAAGAAACGACGTTTGCGGAAAGTGTGAGTTCTTCAAGCGGCATGCCGGGGACACGCTATCCCAATCTTTTTACAATTTATGCCACGCCCCGCCATCCTCATACCCTGGCCGAGCTGGAAGCAGCCCTGATGCGTGAGCTGGAAAGACTTAAGAACGAACCGGTTTCCGCACGGGAATTGGATAAAGTAAAGAACACAATCAAGGCAGCCTTTATTCGCAGTCTCGATTCCAATGCCGAGTTGGCCAGTATGCTCTCCTATTTTGAAACTACGGCTGGAGACTATCGCTACATCGTGGAACATCTGAAAATCATCGATAAGATCACGCAGGATGATATCGTGAGAGTGGCCAAAGAATATTTTACCGACGACAACAAAACCATTGCCTTGCTTTCAACAAAGCCAGCAAAATAA